Proteins encoded by one window of Candidatus Hydrogenedentota bacterium:
- a CDS encoding FKBP-type peptidyl-prolyl cis-trans isomerase: MKSVHLLVALTALTFLLPAVLTTAAFAEESKAVLDTETAKESYLVGLQLGDSIKSLNIEIDTAALSAAIEDVIAERTPALSEEELLATMQSLQGKMQKQQERMQEEMQTQSAENLKKAEAFLETNAKEANVVKTDSGLQYIVVKEGTGETPSASATVRVHYAGTLLDGTEFDSSYKRGAPAEFPVKGVIEGWQEALQLMKVGAQYKLFVPPDLAYGAQPRPGIPGNSLLVFEVELLEILPEQQSLNQSTIIQ, translated from the coding sequence ATGAAATCAGTACACCTTCTTGTTGCTTTGACAGCATTAACCTTCCTCCTTCCCGCTGTGCTTACGACAGCAGCCTTTGCGGAGGAGAGCAAAGCCGTGTTGGACACGGAGACCGCTAAAGAAAGCTATCTTGTGGGCTTGCAATTGGGCGACTCCATCAAAAGTCTTAACATCGAAATCGATACCGCCGCTTTGAGCGCCGCTATCGAAGACGTGATTGCGGAACGTACGCCCGCGCTGTCGGAAGAAGAATTGCTTGCAACGATGCAATCTCTTCAGGGAAAAATGCAAAAACAACAAGAAAGGATGCAGGAAGAAATGCAGACTCAATCGGCAGAGAATTTAAAAAAGGCGGAAGCATTTCTTGAAACCAATGCGAAAGAAGCCAATGTTGTAAAGACCGATAGCGGTTTACAATATATTGTAGTGAAAGAAGGAACAGGAGAGACGCCGTCAGCTTCGGCGACGGTACGCGTCCATTACGCCGGCACTTTGTTGGACGGCACAGAGTTTGACAGTTCGTACAAACGGGGCGCGCCCGCCGAGTTTCCGGTAAAAGGCGTTATTGAAGGCTGGCAAGAAGCATTGCAGCTGATGAAAGTCGGCGCTCAGTATAAACTCTTTGTTCCGCCTGATCTCGCCTATGGCGCCCAGCCTCGCCCGGGGATTCCCGGCAATTCTCTGCTCGTATTTGAGGTGGAACTTCTTGAAATTCTGCCTGAGCAGCAAAGCTTAAATCAGAGCACGATTATTCAATAA
- a CDS encoding DUF1015 domain-containing protein, with product MVEIRAFQGYVFDAERTGSLDNVLTPPYDVINKDERAQLAASSPYNMTHLMLPTGTDTLSPYAQAAAVLTEWRQDGALKQDEDAHIYVLRQRFKGLDGAYFERRGFFALLRLPEQDEKFVLGHEYTFDRPVEDRLALMSAVQGNVEPIFLMYTDTGLRVTDQLFDALPPSPAFTANTSDGSSHEVWRAPCSDALKAHLRDQVLYIADGHHRFRTACLYRDACRAEGKEAGSQDFVLAGFVPFEDKGLKIYAAHRIVPASFSLSFEELVSRLEPWFDITEGSLAEVEDQLSDSSAAGCTLAVYAREQGARLLTLKEEKRQALLNSDRHPAWCNLDVAVLHKGVLDRLLELPASTTLFYEQDMHTATALVDEGKGSFAFLMRSTRPEQVRACAEAHEPMPQKSTYFFPKLPSGAVMHLFS from the coding sequence ATGGTTGAAATTCGCGCCTTTCAAGGCTATGTCTTTGATGCCGAAAGAACAGGATCCCTTGATAATGTTCTGACGCCTCCCTACGACGTAATCAATAAGGATGAAAGGGCGCAACTGGCAGCGTCAAGCCCTTACAATATGACCCATCTCATGCTGCCTACAGGTACGGATACGCTGTCGCCTTATGCGCAGGCCGCTGCCGTTCTGACGGAATGGAGGCAGGATGGCGCGTTGAAGCAAGACGAAGACGCCCACATCTACGTGTTGCGCCAGCGTTTTAAAGGGCTTGATGGCGCGTATTTTGAACGCCGTGGATTTTTCGCGCTGTTACGGCTGCCTGAACAGGATGAGAAGTTTGTTTTGGGTCATGAATATACCTTCGATCGCCCCGTTGAAGATCGTCTGGCACTCATGAGCGCGGTGCAAGGAAATGTGGAACCTATCTTTTTGATGTATACGGACACCGGCCTTCGCGTGACAGATCAACTCTTTGATGCGCTGCCGCCGTCGCCGGCCTTTACCGCGAACACGTCAGATGGCTCATCCCATGAAGTCTGGCGTGCTCCCTGTTCCGATGCCCTGAAAGCGCATCTTAGAGACCAAGTGCTTTATATCGCCGATGGACATCATCGCTTTCGGACTGCGTGCCTGTATCGGGATGCGTGTCGTGCAGAAGGGAAAGAAGCGGGGTCTCAAGACTTTGTTCTTGCCGGTTTTGTACCTTTCGAAGATAAGGGACTCAAAATATATGCTGCACATCGGATAGTTCCTGCATCTTTTAGCTTGTCCTTTGAAGAACTCGTTTCCCGCTTAGAGCCGTGGTTTGATATTACGGAAGGATCTTTGGCTGAGGTCGAAGACCAGCTTTCAGACAGCTCCGCTGCCGGCTGTACCTTGGCCGTATATGCCCGGGAACAGGGCGCTCGGTTATTGACGTTGAAAGAAGAGAAGCGTCAGGCTTTGCTAAACTCCGATAGACACCCGGCGTGGTGCAATCTGGATGTAGCTGTCCTGCATAAAGGCGTGTTGGATCGCCTTTTAGAGCTTCCTGCGTCGACAACACTTTTCTACGAACAAGATATGCATACGGCCACGGCACTGGTGGATGAGGGCAAAGGGAGTTTTGCTTTTCTAATGCGTTCAACACGGCCTGAGCAGGTACGCGCTTGCGCCGAAGCTCATGAACCTATGCCCCAGAAATCAACCTATTTCTTTCCTAAACTGCCTTCAGGCGCAGTAATGCACCTTTTCAGCTAA